One region of Gossypium raimondii isolate GPD5lz chromosome 6, ASM2569854v1, whole genome shotgun sequence genomic DNA includes:
- the LOC105773091 gene encoding receptor-like protein 1 isoform X2, which produces MEMELKWLAMVLVVLSLGAGLCDGCLEEERFALFQLKPFFEFIDYKFQDLDYGSRPEKESSSNCCEWERVECNPISGRVTHLFLNYSSNMKRDWYLNASLFLPFEKLQNLSLSGNFITGCIANQGFERLSSKLDKLENLDLSDNHFNNSILASLSELSSLKSLNLAKKEFTRSNPTNGIEMLSKLNNLETLDLSFNHLGNKILSQLDGFASLKSLCLKDCGLKGTLDIQESNNNWMNLKELYLEGNEIKSLGSLFHEKEGMKFNKLEVLSLSWNLFNNSVFSSLVELSNLKLLDLSFNKLKGAIYTKDLNALRNLEELILSGNEVNGFIPSQGLRLMNLKHLVLSGNGFNNSILSSLATLPNLKTLGISICQCNGLRDLYGFSNLEELTMTGSTVAGNDCSFSLQSLRLFPILKTLSLQGFNINETTMASYSRNTSVTADFTSLKRLELWDCKINKNLTQQGLNLRSLEELELSYSSLPSNFIQVFGPLISLKKLIAYGINGNNSPPMHDVCELTNLQELDINGCNLKGSLPMCFSNLTSLKMLSLSSNQFSGNISILKSLKLLESLDLSSNQFSGNISALESLTLLASLDLSCNQFSGNISAIQSLTLLASLDLSSNQFSGNISTLQSLTLLESLDLSSNQFSGNISALESLTSLQSLAVSNNKFHIPSSLRPLFNLSKLNYLHADNNTIHADDHEMSHSSAPRFQLSSISLSCCGSGGSFPKFLYHQSELQHVDISNIYFKVDRFPFWLLENNMMLVTLNLVNCSLSGPFQVPSRVYSALSYLDISNNAFGGNIPVRIGAHLPFLDYLNMSKICFNGSIPSSFGDMNSLQILDLSNNQLPGEIPEHMAMGCSSLEFLGLSNNKLQGSIFSGNFNLTSLTELELNGNNFTGMIPNVLANCSHLYILDLSNNYICGQVPSWIWNMSQLAALDVSRNQLFGRLPQWRGSASNLEQVAMADNQLEGSIPRAICSLNLKLQLLDLSMNSLSGTLPSCFKPVSVKEVHLFKNKLQGALPNAFHDSSSLVTLDLSYNHLKGNIPNWVSNLSKLSYLLLKRNHFEGEIPIQLCKLDRLSLIDLSQNGPSGDIPSCLKISALNYVTEQYIPHYIIYSSKKSPRSIEVPVEYTVKSRSYNYKKRMLQYMSGIDLSCNKLTGEISFETKNIMKLFTLNLSHNSLTGAVPRAFSNLMDIESLDLSYNNLTGNIPAEFAVLHFLEYFNVSYNNLSGKTPERIGQLGAFDESNYIGNPFLCGSLVGKNCSMVTTPLTPKASSGIKEDHGFIDMDAFYASFFACYVMVLLCIAAVLYINPYWRQTWFYYMQMAVDSCYYFVVDNFPINFCSGNM; this is translated from the exons ATGGAGATGGAGTTGAAATGGTTGGCCATGGTTCTTGTAGTGTTATCCTTAGGAGCTGGGCTGTGTGATGGGTGCTTAGAGGAGGAAAGATTTGCTCTCTTCCAACTCAAACCTTTCTTTGAGTTCATTGATTATAAGTTTCAAGATCTAGACTATGGGTCAAGGCCGGAAAAAGAGAGTTCATCAAATTGTTGTGAGTGGGAAAGGGTTGAATGCAACCCAATAAGTGGACGAGTCACCCATCTTTTCCTTAATTATTCCAGCAACATGAAGAGAGATTGGTATCTTAATGCTTCTTTGTTCCTTCCTTTTGAGAAATTACAGAATCTTTCTTTAAGTGGGAATTTCATAACCGGCTGTATTGCCAATCAAG GTTTTGAAAGGTTGTCATCGAAATTGGACAAGTTGGAGAATCTTGACTTGAGTGACAATCATTTCAACAATAGCATTTTAGCATCCTTAAGTGAACTTTCCTCGCTTAAGTCTTTAAATCTAGCCAAAAAAGAATTCACAAGATCAAATCCTACTAATG GTATTGAGATGTTATCAAAGTTGAACAATTTGGAAACTTTGGATTTATCTTTCAACCATTTAGGAAATAAGATCCTATCACAACTAGATGGTTTTGCCTCTTTAAAATCATTGTGTTTGAAGGATTGCGGACTAAAAGGAACCCTTGATATACAAG AAAGCAATAATAATTGGATGAACTTGAAGGAGCTGTATTTAGAGGGAAATGAAATTAAGAGCCTTGGGTCACTATTCCATG aaaAAGAAGGAATGAAGTTCAACAAACTTGAGGTACTTAGTTTAAGTTGGAATCTCTTTAACAATAGCGTATTCTCATCCCTTGTTGAGCTCTCGAATTTAAAGTTATTGGATTTATCCTTTAACAAACTGAAAGGGGCAATATATACAAAAG ATTTAAATGCTCTCCGCAATTTAGAGGAGTTGATCTTATCCGGTAATGAAGTGAATGGATTTATTCCATCTCAag GACTAAGGCTGATGAATTTGAAACATCTTGTTTTGAGTGGTAACGGTTTCAATAATAGTATATTGTCATCTCTTGCTACACTTCCGAATCTAAAGACTTTGGGGATAAGTATCTGTCAATGCAATGGATTAAGAG ATTTATATGGTTTTAGCAATTTGGAAGAGCTGACTATGACCGGCTCTACAG TTGCAGGTAATGATTGTAGCTTCTCATTACAATCATTGCGCTTATTCCCCATTTTGAAGACTCTTTCTTTACAAGGatttaatattaatgaaacCACAATGGCTTCCTATTCCCGCAATA CCTCTGTTACAGCAGACTTTACTTCATTGAAGCGTTTAGAGTTGTGGGATTGTAAGATCAACAAAAACCTCACTCAACAAG GCCTAAATTTGAGAAGTTTGGAAGAGTTGGAGTTGTCTTATTCATCTTTACCTTCAAACTTTATTCAAGTTTTTGGACCACTCATTTCTCTTAAAAAATTGATCGCCTATGGTATCAATGGTAACAACAGTCCACCTATGCATG ATGTCTGTGAATTGACAAATCTCCAAGAGTTGGATATCAATGGCTGTAATCTAAAGGGTAGCTTACCCATGTGTTTCTCCAACCTCACCTCCCTTAAAATGTTATCACTCTCTTCCAATCAGTTTTCCGGAAATATATCTATCCTTAAGAGCCTAAAATTGCTTGAATCTTTGGACCTCTCTTCTAATCAGTTCTCTGGAAATATATCTGCCCTTGAAAGTCTAACATTGCTTGCATCTTTGGACCTCTCTTGTAATCAGTTCTCTGGAAATATATCTGCCATTCAGAGCCTAACATTGCTTGCATCTTTGGACCTCTCTTCTAATCAGTTTTCTGGAAATATATCTACCCTTCAGAGCCTAACATTGCTTGAATCATTGGACCTCTCTTCAAATCAGTTCTCTGGAAATATATCTGCCCTTGAAAGTCTAACATCCCTCCAATCGTTGGCTGTTTCAAACAATAAATTTCACATCCCAAGCTCATTAAGACCCTTGTTCAACCTTTCAAAACTCAATTACCTTCATGCAGATAACAACACCATACATGCTGATGATCATGAGATGTCGCATTCTTCGGCTCCAAGGTTCCAATTGAGTTCCATCAGCTTATCTTGTTGTGGAAGTGGTGGATCATTTCCAAAATTCTTGTACCATCAAAGTGAGTTGCAGCATGTAGACATCTCAAACATATATTTCAAGGTGGATCGATTTCCGTTTTGGTTGTTGGAAAACAACATGATGCTAGTGACCCTGAATCTCGTGAATTGCTCTCTGTCAGGGCCTTTTCAAGTGCCATCGCGTGTGTATTCTGCTTTATCATATTTGGATATCTCCAACAATGCCTTCGGTGGCAACATCCCAGTAAGAATTGGAGCACACCTACCATTTTTGGATTATTTGAACATGTCAAAGATTTGTTTCAATGGCAGCATTCCCTCTTCATTTGGTGATATGAATTCCCTACAAATTTTGGACTTATCAAACAACCAATTGCCTGGAGAGATACCTGAGCACATGGCTATGGGCTGCTCTTCATTAGAATTCCTTGGATTATCAAATAACAAATTACAAGGATCAATTTTCTCAGGAAATTTTAATCTAACGAGCTTGACGGAGcttgaattaaatggaaataacTTCACTGGGATGATCCCAAATGTCTTAGCTAACTGCTCTCACTTGTATATACTAGATCTTAGCAATAACTATATCTGTGGCCAAGTCCCAAGTTGGATTTGGAATATGTCACAGCTGGCAGCATTGGATGTGAGCAGGAACCAACTCTTTGGTAGGTTGCCACAATGGAGGGGATCTGCTTCGAATTTGGAACAAGTTGCCATGGCAGATAATCAACTTGAAGGTTCAATACCAAGGGCAATTTGTAGTCTCAATCTCAAACTTCAACTTTTGGACCTTTCCATGAACAGTTTATCTGGGACTCTACCATCTTGCTTCAAACCGGTATCCGTGAAGgaagttcatttatttaaaaataagctACAAGGAGCGTTACCAAATGCTTTTCATGATAGCTCTTCGTTGGTGACATTGGATCTCAGCTACAACCACTTGAAGGGTAACATTCCTAATTGGGTTAGCAATCTTTCTAAATTAAGTTATCTTCTCTTAAAGAGAAACCACTTTGAGGGTGAAATTCCAATTCAATTATGCAAGTTGGATCGTTTAAGCTTGATTGATCTTTCTCAAAACGGTCCCTCTGGTGATATTCCTTCTTGTTTAAAAATTTCTGCGCTGAACTATGTAACTGAGCAATATATTCcgcattatattatttattccagTAAGAAAAGTCCGAGGTCCATTGAAGTTCCAGTAGAATACACAGTAAAGAGCAGATCCTACAATTATAAGAAAAGAATGTTGCAATACATGTCTGGAATTGATCTCTCCTGCAACAAGCTTACCGGTGAAATtagttttgaaacaaaaaacatTATGAAACTCTTCACATTGAACCTTTCTCATAATAGCTTGACCGGAGCAGTGCCACGAGCATTTTCTAACCTCATGGACATAGAAAGTCTAGATCTTTCCTACAACAATTTAACAGGGAATATCCCTGCCGAATTTGCGGTGTTACATTTTCTGGAATACTTCAATGTGTCATATAACAATTTATCTGGAAAGACACCTGAAAGGATTGGACAATTGGGAGCATTTGATGAAAGCAACTATATTGGGAATCCTTTCCTTTGTGGCTCATTGGTGGGAAAAAATTGTTCAATGGTCACAACACCACTGACGCCGAAGGCTTCATCTGGCATCAAAGAAGACCATGGTTTCATTGATATGGATGCCTTCTATGCAAGCTTCTTTGCATGTTACGTGATGGTGCTATTGTGTATCGCAGCTGTGCTGTACATAAATCCTTATTGGAGGCAAACATGGTTTTACTATATGCAAATGGCCGTCGATTCTTGCTACTATTTTGTGGTAGATAATTTCCCCATAAATTTTTGTAGTGGAAACAtgtag
- the LOC105773091 gene encoding receptor-like protein 45 isoform X3 produces the protein MEMELKWLAMVLVVLSLGAGLCDGCLEEERFALFQLKPFFEFIDYKFQDLDYGSRPEKESSSNCCEWERVECNPISGRVTHLFLNYSSNMKRDWYLNASLFLPFEKLQNLSLSGNFITGCIANQGFERLSSKLDKLENLDLSDNHFNNSILASLSELSSLKSLNLAKKEFTRSNPTNGIEMLSKLNNLETLDLSFNHLGNKILSQLDGFASLKSLCLKDCGLKGTLDIQESNNNWMNLKELYLEGNEIKSLGSLFHEKEGMKFNKLEVLSLSWNLFNNSVFSSLVELSNLKLLDLSFNKLKGAIYTKDLNALRNLEELILSGNEVNGFIPSQGLRLMNLKHLVLSGNGFNNSILSSLATLPNLKTLGISICQCNGLRDLYGFSNLEELTMTGSTVAGNDCSFSLQSLRLFPILKTLSLQGFNINETTMASYSRNTDFTSLKRLELWDCKINKNLTQQEGLNLRSLEELELSYSSLPSNFIQVFGPLISLKKLIAYGINGNNSPPMHDVCELTNLQELDINGCNLKGSLPMCFSNLTSLKMLSLSSNQFSGNISILKSLKLLESLDLSSNQFSGNISALESLTLLASLDLSCNQFSGNISAIQSLTLLASLDLSSNQFSGNISTLQSLTLLESLDLSSNQFSGNISALESLTSLQSLAVSNNKFHIPSSLRPLFNLSKLNYLHADNNTIHADDHEMSHSSAPRFQLSSISLSCCGSGGSFPKFLYHQSELQHVDISNIYFKVDRFPFWLLENNMMLVTLNLVNCSLSGPFQVPSRVYSALSYLDISNNAFGGNIPVRIGAHLPFLDYLNMSKICFNGSIPSSFGDMNSLQILDLSNNQLPGEIPEHMAMGCSSLEFLGLSNNKLQGSIFSGNFNLTSLTELELNGNNFTGMIPNVLANCSHLYILDLSNNYICGQVPSWIWNMSQLAALDVSRNQLFGRLPQWRGSASNLEQVAMADNQLEGSIPRAICSLNLKLQLLDLSMNSLSGTLPSCFKPVSVKEVHLFKNKLQGALPNAFHDSSSLVTLDLSYNHLKGNIPNWVSNLSKLSYLLLKRNHFEGEIPIQLCKLDRLSLIDLSQNGPSGDIPSCLKISALNYVTEQYIPHYIIYSSKKSPRSIEVPVEYTVKSRSYNYKKRMLQYMSGIDLSCNKLTGEISFETKNIMKLFTLNLSHNSLTGAVPRAFSNLMDIESLDLSYNNLTGNIPAEFAVLHFLEYFNVSYNNLSGKTPERIGQLGAFDESNYIGNPFLCGSLVGKNCSMVTTPLTPKASSGIKEDHGFIDMDAFYASFFACYVMVLLCIAAVLYINPYWRQTWFYYMQMAVDSCYYFVVDNFPINFCSGNM, from the exons ATGGAGATGGAGTTGAAATGGTTGGCCATGGTTCTTGTAGTGTTATCCTTAGGAGCTGGGCTGTGTGATGGGTGCTTAGAGGAGGAAAGATTTGCTCTCTTCCAACTCAAACCTTTCTTTGAGTTCATTGATTATAAGTTTCAAGATCTAGACTATGGGTCAAGGCCGGAAAAAGAGAGTTCATCAAATTGTTGTGAGTGGGAAAGGGTTGAATGCAACCCAATAAGTGGACGAGTCACCCATCTTTTCCTTAATTATTCCAGCAACATGAAGAGAGATTGGTATCTTAATGCTTCTTTGTTCCTTCCTTTTGAGAAATTACAGAATCTTTCTTTAAGTGGGAATTTCATAACCGGCTGTATTGCCAATCAAG GTTTTGAAAGGTTGTCATCGAAATTGGACAAGTTGGAGAATCTTGACTTGAGTGACAATCATTTCAACAATAGCATTTTAGCATCCTTAAGTGAACTTTCCTCGCTTAAGTCTTTAAATCTAGCCAAAAAAGAATTCACAAGATCAAATCCTACTAATG GTATTGAGATGTTATCAAAGTTGAACAATTTGGAAACTTTGGATTTATCTTTCAACCATTTAGGAAATAAGATCCTATCACAACTAGATGGTTTTGCCTCTTTAAAATCATTGTGTTTGAAGGATTGCGGACTAAAAGGAACCCTTGATATACAAG AAAGCAATAATAATTGGATGAACTTGAAGGAGCTGTATTTAGAGGGAAATGAAATTAAGAGCCTTGGGTCACTATTCCATG aaaAAGAAGGAATGAAGTTCAACAAACTTGAGGTACTTAGTTTAAGTTGGAATCTCTTTAACAATAGCGTATTCTCATCCCTTGTTGAGCTCTCGAATTTAAAGTTATTGGATTTATCCTTTAACAAACTGAAAGGGGCAATATATACAAAAG ATTTAAATGCTCTCCGCAATTTAGAGGAGTTGATCTTATCCGGTAATGAAGTGAATGGATTTATTCCATCTCAag GACTAAGGCTGATGAATTTGAAACATCTTGTTTTGAGTGGTAACGGTTTCAATAATAGTATATTGTCATCTCTTGCTACACTTCCGAATCTAAAGACTTTGGGGATAAGTATCTGTCAATGCAATGGATTAAGAG ATTTATATGGTTTTAGCAATTTGGAAGAGCTGACTATGACCGGCTCTACAG TTGCAGGTAATGATTGTAGCTTCTCATTACAATCATTGCGCTTATTCCCCATTTTGAAGACTCTTTCTTTACAAGGatttaatattaatgaaacCACAATGGCTTCCTATTCCCGCAATA CAGACTTTACTTCATTGAAGCGTTTAGAGTTGTGGGATTGTAAGATCAACAAAAACCTCACTCAACAAG AAGGCCTAAATTTGAGAAGTTTGGAAGAGTTGGAGTTGTCTTATTCATCTTTACCTTCAAACTTTATTCAAGTTTTTGGACCACTCATTTCTCTTAAAAAATTGATCGCCTATGGTATCAATGGTAACAACAGTCCACCTATGCATG ATGTCTGTGAATTGACAAATCTCCAAGAGTTGGATATCAATGGCTGTAATCTAAAGGGTAGCTTACCCATGTGTTTCTCCAACCTCACCTCCCTTAAAATGTTATCACTCTCTTCCAATCAGTTTTCCGGAAATATATCTATCCTTAAGAGCCTAAAATTGCTTGAATCTTTGGACCTCTCTTCTAATCAGTTCTCTGGAAATATATCTGCCCTTGAAAGTCTAACATTGCTTGCATCTTTGGACCTCTCTTGTAATCAGTTCTCTGGAAATATATCTGCCATTCAGAGCCTAACATTGCTTGCATCTTTGGACCTCTCTTCTAATCAGTTTTCTGGAAATATATCTACCCTTCAGAGCCTAACATTGCTTGAATCATTGGACCTCTCTTCAAATCAGTTCTCTGGAAATATATCTGCCCTTGAAAGTCTAACATCCCTCCAATCGTTGGCTGTTTCAAACAATAAATTTCACATCCCAAGCTCATTAAGACCCTTGTTCAACCTTTCAAAACTCAATTACCTTCATGCAGATAACAACACCATACATGCTGATGATCATGAGATGTCGCATTCTTCGGCTCCAAGGTTCCAATTGAGTTCCATCAGCTTATCTTGTTGTGGAAGTGGTGGATCATTTCCAAAATTCTTGTACCATCAAAGTGAGTTGCAGCATGTAGACATCTCAAACATATATTTCAAGGTGGATCGATTTCCGTTTTGGTTGTTGGAAAACAACATGATGCTAGTGACCCTGAATCTCGTGAATTGCTCTCTGTCAGGGCCTTTTCAAGTGCCATCGCGTGTGTATTCTGCTTTATCATATTTGGATATCTCCAACAATGCCTTCGGTGGCAACATCCCAGTAAGAATTGGAGCACACCTACCATTTTTGGATTATTTGAACATGTCAAAGATTTGTTTCAATGGCAGCATTCCCTCTTCATTTGGTGATATGAATTCCCTACAAATTTTGGACTTATCAAACAACCAATTGCCTGGAGAGATACCTGAGCACATGGCTATGGGCTGCTCTTCATTAGAATTCCTTGGATTATCAAATAACAAATTACAAGGATCAATTTTCTCAGGAAATTTTAATCTAACGAGCTTGACGGAGcttgaattaaatggaaataacTTCACTGGGATGATCCCAAATGTCTTAGCTAACTGCTCTCACTTGTATATACTAGATCTTAGCAATAACTATATCTGTGGCCAAGTCCCAAGTTGGATTTGGAATATGTCACAGCTGGCAGCATTGGATGTGAGCAGGAACCAACTCTTTGGTAGGTTGCCACAATGGAGGGGATCTGCTTCGAATTTGGAACAAGTTGCCATGGCAGATAATCAACTTGAAGGTTCAATACCAAGGGCAATTTGTAGTCTCAATCTCAAACTTCAACTTTTGGACCTTTCCATGAACAGTTTATCTGGGACTCTACCATCTTGCTTCAAACCGGTATCCGTGAAGgaagttcatttatttaaaaataagctACAAGGAGCGTTACCAAATGCTTTTCATGATAGCTCTTCGTTGGTGACATTGGATCTCAGCTACAACCACTTGAAGGGTAACATTCCTAATTGGGTTAGCAATCTTTCTAAATTAAGTTATCTTCTCTTAAAGAGAAACCACTTTGAGGGTGAAATTCCAATTCAATTATGCAAGTTGGATCGTTTAAGCTTGATTGATCTTTCTCAAAACGGTCCCTCTGGTGATATTCCTTCTTGTTTAAAAATTTCTGCGCTGAACTATGTAACTGAGCAATATATTCcgcattatattatttattccagTAAGAAAAGTCCGAGGTCCATTGAAGTTCCAGTAGAATACACAGTAAAGAGCAGATCCTACAATTATAAGAAAAGAATGTTGCAATACATGTCTGGAATTGATCTCTCCTGCAACAAGCTTACCGGTGAAATtagttttgaaacaaaaaacatTATGAAACTCTTCACATTGAACCTTTCTCATAATAGCTTGACCGGAGCAGTGCCACGAGCATTTTCTAACCTCATGGACATAGAAAGTCTAGATCTTTCCTACAACAATTTAACAGGGAATATCCCTGCCGAATTTGCGGTGTTACATTTTCTGGAATACTTCAATGTGTCATATAACAATTTATCTGGAAAGACACCTGAAAGGATTGGACAATTGGGAGCATTTGATGAAAGCAACTATATTGGGAATCCTTTCCTTTGTGGCTCATTGGTGGGAAAAAATTGTTCAATGGTCACAACACCACTGACGCCGAAGGCTTCATCTGGCATCAAAGAAGACCATGGTTTCATTGATATGGATGCCTTCTATGCAAGCTTCTTTGCATGTTACGTGATGGTGCTATTGTGTATCGCAGCTGTGCTGTACATAAATCCTTATTGGAGGCAAACATGGTTTTACTATATGCAAATGGCCGTCGATTCTTGCTACTATTTTGTGGTAGATAATTTCCCCATAAATTTTTGTAGTGGAAACAtgtag